The following are from one region of the Deltaproteobacteria bacterium genome:
- the rseP gene encoding RIP metalloprotease RseP produces the protein MENVAYSIVAAVVGLGVLIVFHEFGHFLVAKLSGVGVLTFSVGFGPKLFVRKKGETEYALSALPLGGYVKMIGENPDEEVAQADLDRSFAHKSLLKRMAIVFAGPAFNLILAVLLLMVVYTFYGVPVMSTQINEIVKGTPAEKAGLLKDDRIVAIDGKAVKEWDELSGTIKASGGKMLNLQVQRGNETLNISVQPERKEGRNVFNERKDDWLIGISSRVTIEKGKAGLAIVRAVYQTYDYSKLTLQAFGKMLMGDVSPRNIGGPIMIAQMAGQQAQEGFGSFLAFLAVLSINLGVLNLLPVPVLDGGHLLFFMVEAVIRKPVALRYREMAQQVGICLLGLLMVYAFYNDIVRFFEKQVGG, from the coding sequence ATGGAAAATGTTGCCTATTCGATTGTCGCGGCCGTGGTGGGCCTCGGCGTGCTGATCGTTTTTCACGAGTTCGGCCATTTCCTGGTCGCCAAGCTGTCCGGCGTCGGTGTGCTCACTTTTTCCGTCGGCTTTGGACCGAAATTATTTGTCAGGAAAAAAGGCGAAACCGAGTACGCCTTGAGCGCTCTTCCGTTGGGCGGCTACGTCAAGATGATCGGTGAAAATCCCGACGAAGAAGTCGCCCAAGCCGATCTCGATCGCTCCTTTGCGCACAAGAGCTTGTTGAAACGCATGGCCATCGTCTTTGCCGGGCCGGCATTCAATTTAATTTTAGCGGTTCTGTTGTTGATGGTGGTCTACACGTTTTACGGCGTGCCAGTGATGTCGACGCAGATCAACGAAATCGTCAAGGGCACGCCGGCGGAAAAAGCCGGTTTGCTCAAAGACGATCGGATCGTCGCCATCGACGGCAAAGCGGTCAAAGAATGGGATGAGCTTTCCGGCACGATCAAAGCCAGCGGCGGCAAGATGCTCAATCTTCAAGTGCAGCGCGGCAACGAGACACTGAATATTTCCGTGCAGCCGGAACGCAAAGAGGGGCGTAATGTTTTCAACGAGCGCAAAGACGATTGGCTGATCGGTATCAGCAGCCGGGTGACCATTGAAAAAGGTAAAGCCGGATTGGCGATTGTCCGCGCGGTTTATCAAACTTACGATTACTCAAAACTGACGCTTCAAGCCTTCGGAAAAATGTTGATGGGCGACGTTTCGCCGCGCAACATCGGCGGCCCGATCATGATCGCTCAGATGGCGGGGCAGCAAGCTCAAGAAGGCTTCGGCAGCTTCCTGGCGTTTTTGGCGGTGTTGAGCATCAACTTGGGGGTGCTCAACTTATTGCCCGTGCCGGTACTCGACGGCGGCCATTTATTATTTTTCATGGTCGAAGCGGTGATTCGTAAGCCGGTGGCGCTGCGCTATCGCGAAATGGCCCAGCAAGTCGGCATCTGTCTGCTCGGTCTACTCATGGTCTATGCATTTTACAACGACATCGTGAGATTCTTCGAAAAACAGGTCGGTGGATGA
- the tsaB gene encoding tRNA (adenosine(37)-N6)-threonylcarbamoyltransferase complex dimerization subunit type 1 TsaB, translating into MRILGIDTATPVASVALIDEDKILAEQIYGAARSSSENSSPQPKGNHAEVILLLIRALLDGAKHSLGDLSGIAVSIGPGSFTGLRIALATVKGIAYECGLPVVGVSTLLANAARADVADGVVGSLLDARKHEVYGALFRRVGTNFTRLTEDAVLPVRRFGELLQESHAVCPLLIGNGAIAYQAQLKDCLSGAIHVSAGDEFASVAAQVALLARERIAAHASDDIGALAPIYLRPSEAESKRFLAPLTS; encoded by the coding sequence ATGAGAATTCTCGGTATCGACACCGCCACACCGGTCGCCAGCGTAGCGTTAATTGACGAAGATAAAATATTGGCCGAGCAGATTTATGGTGCGGCTCGAAGTTCCAGCGAAAACTCATCGCCGCAGCCCAAAGGCAATCACGCCGAAGTCATCCTGCTGCTGATTCGCGCGCTGCTCGACGGCGCCAAGCATTCGCTTGGCGATTTGTCCGGCATCGCCGTTTCCATCGGGCCGGGATCGTTCACCGGCCTGCGCATCGCCCTCGCAACGGTCAAGGGCATCGCATACGAATGTGGTTTGCCGGTGGTCGGTGTGTCGACGCTGCTCGCCAATGCGGCGCGCGCTGATGTTGCTGACGGCGTCGTCGGTTCCTTACTCGATGCCCGCAAACATGAAGTTTACGGCGCGTTGTTCCGCCGCGTTGGAACGAACTTCACACGTCTGACCGAGGATGCGGTATTGCCGGTGCGCCGCTTCGGTGAGCTATTACAGGAGTCCCACGCCGTGTGTCCGTTGCTGATCGGCAACGGCGCCATCGCTTATCAAGCTCAGCTGAAAGATTGTCTTAGCGGCGCGATACACGTGAGCGCCGGCGATGAATTCGCTTCGGTGGCGGCCCAAGTTGCCCTGCTAGCGCGTGAGCGCATCGCCGCTCACGCGAGCGACGATATCGGCGCCCTCGCGCCGATTTACCTGCGTCCCTCGGAGGCTGAAAGCAAACGTTTTCTCGCGCCGCTAACCTCTTGA
- a CDS encoding DUF465 domain-containing protein produces the protein MESYEQNRIVSLLDQEPELKKFYDEHLELEKKLAEFQHKHHLSLEEEVEMKRIQKIKLIGKDRMMEIVGRHR, from the coding sequence ATGGAAAGTTACGAACAAAACAGGATAGTCTCCCTGCTCGATCAAGAACCGGAGCTGAAAAAGTTCTATGACGAGCACCTCGAGCTTGAGAAAAAACTCGCGGAGTTTCAGCATAAGCACCACCTCTCTTTGGAAGAAGAAGTGGAGATGAAACGGATTCAAAAGATCAAGCTCATCGGCAAAGATCGCATGATGGAGATCGTCGGCCGCCATCGATAA